The DNA segment GTCCGCAGGCACAACTGCGCGCTCGTACTCGCCGCGATCGCCGACTCCCCCGGCCGTTCCCGCGCGGACGTCGCCGCGAGTACCGGCCTCACGAAGGCCACCGTCTCGACGCTGGTCGACCGCCTCGCCGGCGGCGGGCTCATCACCGAATCGGGACGACAGGACAGGCCGGGCCCCGGCAGGCGGGGCACCTCCCTCTCGCTGTCCCCCCGCGGACCACACGGACTCGGCGTCGAGATCGCCGTCGACTACATCGCCACCTGCCTGGCGGGGCTGACCGGCGAGGTCCGCGAACTCCGCGTCCGGCGAGCCGACAACAGGTCGCTTTCCACGGCGAGGGTCCTCGGCAGGGCAGGCAAGGCGGTGCGGGAAGCACTGGCCGAGGCCACCGCGCGCGGGATCGCGGTCGGCGGAGTCGGGGTCGCGGTACCCGGTCTCGTCGAGGAACCGACGGGACTGCTGCGCGTCGCGCCCAACCTCGGCTGGCACGACGTGGATCTGCCTGCCGAACTGGCCGCCAGAACCGAACTCCCGGCAGGCCCCGTACTCGTCGGCAACGAGGCCAACTTCGCGGCACTGGCCCAGCTGTGGACGAGCGGGCCGGACGGCGCCCGCGACTTCGTGCACGTCTCGGGCGAGATCGGCATCGGGGCAGGCATCGTGATCGGCGGGCAGCTGTTCTCCGGCACCCGTGGTTTCGGCGGCGAACTGGGGCACTTCCCCGTCAGTTCCCGTGGCCCTCGCTGCACCTGCGGGGCGAGGGGCTGCCTGGAAACGCTCGCGGGCCAGGAGGCCATCGCGGCGAAGGCGGGGGTCGCCGGGCTCACCGAACTGGTGGCCGCGCTGTCGGCGGGCGAGCGCCCGGCCCGGTCGGCGGTGCGCGAAGCGGCAGGCCGCCTCGGCACCGCGTTGTCGAGCGTGCTGAACCTGCTCGACGTGCCGTGTGTGGTACTCGGCGGAAGCTACGCCAGGCTGCACCCGTGGCTCGCCGAACCGCTGCTGGCGGCATTGCGCGCGCGAGTGACCGGGGCACCGTGGTCGCCGGTCACGGTGACCGCCTCCGCGCTGGGTTCCGAGGCGGCGGTGCGCGGCGCGGCTTCCTCCGCCGTGCGCGGGATCATGGCCGACCCGGACTCGTTCGTCGCGAGCTGAGACCGGGGCGCCAGGGTCGGCTCAGCTCGACTGCCGCACCACCAGCTCGGTGGGCAGCAGGATCGAAGGAGGCAGGTGCTCCTCCCCCGCGAGCTGGGCCAGCAGCCGCCAGGTCATGGTGCGGCCGAACTCCTCTACCGTCTGCCTGACCGTGGTGAGCTGCGGTGTCACCGAGGTGGCAAGCACCGAGTCGTCGAAGCCGACCACCGCGACGTCGCCGGGAATCCGCTTTCCGCGCGCCGACAGTTCCCGGACCGCGCCGACGGCGACGATGTCGGCCGCGGCGAACACGGCGTCGAC comes from the Prauserella marina genome and includes:
- a CDS encoding ROK family transcriptional regulator codes for the protein MTQARPAGQHTVRRHNCALVLAAIADSPGRSRADVAASTGLTKATVSTLVDRLAGGGLITESGRQDRPGPGRRGTSLSLSPRGPHGLGVEIAVDYIATCLAGLTGEVRELRVRRADNRSLSTARVLGRAGKAVREALAEATARGIAVGGVGVAVPGLVEEPTGLLRVAPNLGWHDVDLPAELAARTELPAGPVLVGNEANFAALAQLWTSGPDGARDFVHVSGEIGIGAGIVIGGQLFSGTRGFGGELGHFPVSSRGPRCTCGARGCLETLAGQEAIAAKAGVAGLTELVAALSAGERPARSAVREAAGRLGTALSSVLNLLDVPCVVLGGSYARLHPWLAEPLLAALRARVTGAPWSPVTVTASALGSEAAVRGAASSAVRGIMADPDSFVAS